One genomic window of Halorhabdus sp. CBA1104 includes the following:
- a CDS encoding metallophosphoesterase translates to MIAVFADTHETDSPQLSESADQTLEDAEYVVHAGDFTTPAVHDAFDRRAEELLAVQGNSDTPALCDRLPRVRTVDWEGWTLLVTHGHEHDSTTLPLLGREREADLAIVGHTHRPGIEEIGGLPVVNPGSHADPRGGPPTYAQLQGRDGRIAVDVRNVEGESVSRRCVDME, encoded by the coding sequence ATGATCGCCGTCTTCGCGGACACCCACGAGACCGACAGTCCCCAGCTGTCCGAATCGGCGGACCAAACACTCGAAGACGCCGAGTACGTCGTCCACGCGGGCGATTTCACGACGCCGGCAGTCCACGATGCCTTCGACCGACGGGCCGAGGAGCTGCTGGCCGTCCAGGGAAACAGCGACACGCCGGCACTGTGTGATCGGTTGCCGAGGGTGAGGACCGTCGACTGGGAGGGCTGGACGCTGCTGGTTACCCACGGCCACGAGCACGACTCGACGACGCTACCGCTTCTCGGGCGAGAGCGAGAGGCCGACCTCGCGATCGTCGGCCACACCCACCGGCCAGGAATCGAGGAGATCGGGGGCCTGCCGGTGGTCAATCCGGGGAGCCACGCCGATCCACGCGGTGGTCCCCCGACGTACGCGCAGTTGCAGGGCAGAGACGGGAGGATAGCGGTCGACGTTCGAAACGTGGAGGGCGAGTCAGTCTCCCGCCGCTGTGTCGATATGGAATGA
- a CDS encoding VWA domain-containing protein, with product MDQERRRFLRLSAIGAGVALAGCGGHLNGDEETDAPIDDWQYDPQPLTEGGASGSSFQTNAAESADLGFAAGGAKNVADFRRNIEAGYLPIPESLPYEGLFYNYYFDTGDSGECSSLFCPSYATAITEDPIAGTTDQYFTVGLQSTLDTDSFERKQLNVVIVLDISGSMEAEFDQYYYDRFGNKHTVEDRDTRSKLAVAKDALLALTEHLEPDDRLGIVLFNNEASVAKPLRDVESTAMDAIRGHIRADIRAGGGTNIADGMGEAAAMLGEYSDADPTEVETRQIVVTDAMPNRGQTGDQALQDRLAGYAADGIHTSFVGVGVDFNPELVDKITAVRGANYRSVHSADAFESYLGEEFEYMMTPLVYDLTVELDAPGAVIDTVYGSTAAEDATADLLEVTTLFPSPTEDGNTRGGVVLVKLAGEARGTDLTLRASWEDRSGSTDATTTAIEFPDEAPESFGNTGIRKAVFLARYADLLKNWLIHERDPARIEVTADGAVEAPPADLPRGEWEQQSQPLSVSDPYVSRLERFREYARSEIDTIGDKRLDRELETIETILAAGE from the coding sequence ATGGATCAGGAGCGACGACGATTTCTTCGACTGAGCGCGATCGGTGCTGGCGTGGCGCTTGCAGGCTGTGGCGGTCACCTCAACGGGGACGAGGAGACCGACGCGCCGATCGACGACTGGCAGTACGACCCACAACCGCTGACGGAGGGCGGCGCGAGCGGGAGCAGTTTCCAGACGAATGCCGCCGAGAGTGCCGATCTCGGCTTCGCGGCTGGTGGCGCGAAAAACGTCGCTGACTTCCGGCGAAACATCGAGGCAGGCTATCTTCCCATTCCCGAGAGTCTCCCCTACGAGGGCCTGTTTTACAACTACTACTTCGATACCGGCGACTCTGGCGAGTGCTCGTCGCTGTTCTGTCCGTCCTACGCAACCGCCATTACCGAGGACCCGATCGCCGGGACCACGGACCAGTATTTCACGGTCGGGTTGCAGTCGACGCTGGACACGGATTCCTTCGAGCGCAAACAGCTCAACGTCGTCATCGTCCTGGACATCTCGGGATCGATGGAGGCCGAATTCGACCAGTACTACTACGACCGCTTTGGTAACAAACACACCGTCGAGGATAGGGACACCCGCTCGAAGCTAGCCGTCGCCAAAGACGCCCTCCTCGCGCTGACCGAGCATCTTGAGCCGGACGATCGGCTGGGAATCGTTTTGTTCAACAACGAGGCCAGCGTCGCCAAACCGCTTCGGGACGTCGAGTCGACCGCCATGGACGCGATCCGGGGGCACATCCGCGCGGACATTCGGGCCGGCGGCGGGACGAATATCGCCGACGGGATGGGCGAGGCTGCGGCCATGCTCGGCGAGTACAGCGACGCCGACCCGACCGAAGTCGAGACCAGACAGATCGTCGTCACCGACGCGATGCCCAACCGCGGCCAGACTGGCGACCAGGCCCTGCAAGACCGTCTCGCCGGCTACGCTGCCGACGGTATCCACACGAGTTTCGTCGGCGTCGGGGTCGACTTCAACCCCGAACTCGTCGATAAAATCACGGCCGTCCGCGGCGCGAACTACCGGTCGGTCCACTCCGCGGACGCCTTCGAATCCTACCTCGGCGAGGAGTTCGAGTACATGATGACGCCACTGGTGTACGATCTCACGGTGGAACTGGACGCTCCCGGTGCCGTGATCGACACTGTCTATGGCTCGACGGCGGCCGAGGACGCGACCGCGGACCTTCTGGAAGTCACCACGCTGTTCCCGTCGCCGACCGAGGACGGCAACACGCGTGGCGGCGTCGTCCTCGTCAAACTCGCCGGTGAGGCTCGCGGTACGGACCTGACGCTGCGGGCCTCCTGGGAGGATCGCTCGGGATCGACCGACGCCACGACGACGGCAATCGAGTTCCCCGACGAGGCCCCGGAGTCCTTCGGAAACACCGGTATCCGGAAGGCTGTCTTCCTGGCCCGGTATGCCGACCTCCTGAAAAACTGGCTGATCCACGAACGCGACCCCGCTCGGATCGAAGTGACGGCCGACGGTGCTGTCGAGGCACCGCCCGCGGACCTGCCCCGTGGCGAGTGGGAACAGCAATCCCAGCCACTGTCCGTCTCGGACCCGTACGTCTCCCGGCTCGAACGGTTCCGCGAGTACGCCAGGAGCGAAATCGATACCATCGGTGACAAGCGACTCGATCGGGAACTGGAGACGATCGAGACAATTCTCGCCGCTGGCGAGTGA
- a CDS encoding helix-turn-helix domain-containing protein: MSLLPSEPDTSPTEESDPRVIGVDSDAADDLIAALSSETARAILASLHDDPAPPSKLAEEVETSLQNVQYHLENLADAGAVEVIDTVYSEKGREMDVYAPADRPLVIFAGEESRTPSLRQVLSRLLGGVGALGLASLVVQSLLGDRVPRSGGSQPVGDGGVNGTATATAYADGGHTVETTPIANSEAASPMPTEQAMETTTPSETAIETATQTATDSPTPAETATPTETITETVTTVADPGGGLPPGVLFFAGGLAALVIVTALWYLWR; encoded by the coding sequence ATGTCTCTGCTGCCCTCGGAGCCGGACACGTCCCCAACCGAGGAGTCCGATCCGCGCGTCATCGGGGTCGACAGCGACGCCGCCGACGATCTCATCGCGGCACTCTCCTCGGAGACGGCGCGTGCGATCCTCGCTTCCCTCCACGACGACCCCGCCCCGCCCTCGAAACTGGCCGAGGAAGTCGAGACGTCACTCCAGAACGTCCAGTATCACCTCGAGAACCTCGCCGACGCCGGTGCCGTCGAGGTGATCGATACAGTCTACTCCGAGAAGGGGCGCGAGATGGACGTCTACGCGCCGGCCGATCGGCCGCTGGTCATCTTCGCCGGCGAGGAATCGAGAACCCCCTCGCTCAGACAGGTGCTCTCCCGATTGCTCGGCGGCGTCGGTGCGTTGGGACTTGCCAGTCTCGTCGTCCAGTCGCTGCTCGGTGACCGGGTGCCCAGATCCGGTGGCTCCCAACCCGTTGGCGACGGCGGCGTGAATGGGACGGCGACCGCGACTGCATACGCCGATGGCGGTCACACGGTAGAGACGACCCCGATCGCCAACTCGGAGGCGGCGTCTCCGATGCCGACCGAACAAGCCATGGAGACGACGACTCCCTCCGAGACCGCAATCGAGACAGCGACCCAGACAGCTACCGACTCGCCTACGCCTGCCGAGACGGCGACGCCGACCGAGACGATAACCGAGACGGTGACGACTGTCGCCGACCCCGGTGGCGGACTCCCGCCGGGGGTGCTCTTTTTTGCCGGCGGGCTGGCGGCGCTCGTGATCGTCACTGCCCTCTGGTATCTCTGGCGGTGA
- a CDS encoding radical SAM protein: protein MISEGCEQCAKGGKMVIFVYGYCDQRDCFYCPLGENRKNVTDVYANERKVEKDQDLIEEAKRMDALGSSLTGGEPQEVMDRTCRYISLLKEEFGEDHHIHLYTGITGGRENMRRLAEAGLDEIRFHPPLDMWGDLHGTEWEDILYIAREEGLTPAFEIPGIRPEDEFVTFVEEGAAEFVNVNEFEMSQGNFRRMQEKGYDLKEDHMSAVEGSHDVLDSMAKHPKVYFCTSVFKDAAQHRNRLKRMAKNVRRPFDEITDDGTLVYGKTWADPDRFEELGVPEDYYVVKSEHVEVAWWLLEEMIDEGEINEGEVVEQYPTVDGRVVERTPISEMAAESDVVSSGRA from the coding sequence ATGATTTCGGAAGGCTGCGAACAGTGTGCCAAGGGCGGCAAAATGGTCATCTTCGTCTATGGCTACTGTGACCAGCGGGATTGTTTCTACTGTCCGCTCGGCGAGAACCGCAAGAACGTCACCGACGTCTACGCGAACGAGCGGAAAGTCGAGAAAGACCAAGATCTCATCGAGGAAGCAAAGCGCATGGATGCACTGGGTTCGTCGCTGACTGGCGGCGAACCCCAAGAGGTCATGGACCGTACCTGCCGGTACATCTCCCTGCTGAAGGAGGAGTTCGGCGAGGACCACCACATCCACCTCTATACGGGGATCACCGGCGGTCGAGAGAACATGCGCCGGCTCGCCGAGGCCGGACTCGACGAGATACGATTCCACCCGCCCCTGGACATGTGGGGAGACCTCCACGGCACCGAGTGGGAGGACATCCTCTATATCGCCCGTGAGGAGGGACTCACCCCGGCCTTCGAGATTCCGGGCATCCGGCCGGAAGACGAGTTCGTCACGTTCGTCGAGGAAGGGGCCGCCGAGTTCGTCAACGTCAACGAGTTCGAGATGAGCCAGGGCAACTTCCGGCGGATGCAAGAGAAAGGTTACGACCTCAAAGAGGACCACATGAGCGCGGTCGAGGGCAGCCACGACGTCCTTGACTCGATGGCGAAACACCCGAAAGTCTACTTCTGTACGTCGGTGTTCAAAGACGCTGCCCAGCACCGCAATCGCCTGAAACGGATGGCCAAAAACGTCCGGCGGCCCTTCGATGAGATCACCGACGACGGGACGCTCGTCTACGGGAAGACGTGGGCCGATCCGGACCGCTTCGAGGAGTTGGGCGTCCCCGAAGACTACTACGTCGTCAAATCCGAGCACGTCGAGGTCGCCTGGTGGCTCTTAGAGGAGATGATCGACGAAGGCGAGATCAATGAGGGAGAGGTCGTCGAGCAGTACCCGACCGTGGACGGACGGGTCGTCGAACGGACGCCGATATCCGAGATGGCCGCCGAGAGCGATGTCGTCAGCTCGGGGCGAGCGTAG
- a CDS encoding ATP-binding protein, translating to MYESIAQAVLPIDIQVWYVLVFGLAAVACLVSLLRVRKIEHTGTRQGLSALLAMSAVWALSHVGYLSTTDYWTAVAFHEVGLLMGIATVGAWLYFCSAYTGRSLHHNPRIRQVAIAMFLTIAAIKLTNHWHGLYFSATATTAPFPHIAISNGILHWTVMGGAYALASVGYFMLFERFRQVSHNAAPLAILVALTGLPIGLDILGLISPALLDITYEPLGVAIFAVGLMFVYVARFETIRLAGEGDDPVVVLDERDRVQDFNRAAARLLPALTETEASGGEVPFEEIVPGIADLLAVESPIIELQNDSETRYYRVTEHPFSAGRTTLGRGIVFSDVTHRERYRKELERQNDRLEEFASMLSHDLRNPLNVAQGRLELAREDRDDDHLESVAEALDRMETLIEDVLAIARQGQPVDEREPVDVGRIARQAWEMVDTRQADLHVSEGTTVEADPDRLQQLLENLVRNAVEHGGEDVTVTVGPLEASDGFFLADDGSGIAPEDHDAIFESGYTTAEDGTGFGLAIVEQIVDAHGWTVALADSQTGTRFEIQT from the coding sequence ATGTACGAATCGATAGCCCAGGCGGTCCTGCCGATCGACATTCAGGTGTGGTACGTCCTCGTGTTCGGTCTCGCGGCCGTCGCCTGTCTGGTGAGTCTGCTCCGGGTTCGCAAAATCGAGCACACCGGAACACGACAGGGATTGTCGGCGCTCCTGGCGATGAGTGCCGTCTGGGCGCTGTCACACGTCGGCTATCTGTCGACGACGGACTACTGGACGGCCGTGGCGTTTCACGAAGTCGGCCTGTTGATGGGTATCGCAACGGTCGGGGCCTGGTTGTACTTCTGTTCGGCCTACACTGGGCGGTCGTTACACCACAATCCGCGGATCCGCCAGGTGGCGATCGCGATGTTCCTGACGATCGCCGCGATCAAACTCACGAATCACTGGCACGGGTTGTACTTCTCCGCAACGGCGACCACAGCGCCGTTTCCACACATCGCAATTTCGAACGGGATCCTCCACTGGACGGTCATGGGCGGGGCCTACGCGCTGGCGTCGGTCGGGTACTTCATGCTGTTCGAGCGCTTCCGACAGGTCAGCCACAACGCAGCGCCACTGGCCATCCTGGTCGCGCTGACGGGACTGCCGATCGGACTGGATATTCTCGGCTTGATTTCGCCGGCGTTGCTCGATATCACCTACGAACCGCTCGGCGTCGCTATCTTCGCGGTCGGGCTCATGTTCGTCTACGTCGCCCGGTTCGAGACGATTCGACTGGCCGGCGAAGGTGACGACCCGGTTGTGGTCCTCGACGAGCGCGATCGCGTCCAAGACTTCAATCGCGCGGCAGCACGGCTCTTGCCGGCGTTGACTGAAACAGAAGCCAGTGGCGGCGAGGTGCCGTTCGAGGAGATCGTTCCCGGGATCGCTGATCTACTGGCTGTCGAATCACCGATCATCGAACTGCAAAACGACAGTGAGACGCGGTACTACCGTGTCACCGAGCATCCGTTCTCGGCCGGTCGAACGACGCTTGGGCGAGGAATCGTGTTCAGCGACGTGACCCACCGAGAGCGCTATCGCAAAGAGCTCGAACGCCAAAACGATCGTCTCGAAGAGTTCGCCAGCATGCTCTCACACGACCTGCGCAATCCGCTCAACGTCGCCCAGGGCCGGCTCGAACTCGCCCGGGAAGACCGCGACGACGACCACCTCGAATCAGTCGCCGAGGCCCTCGATCGGATGGAAACACTCATCGAAGACGTGTTGGCGATCGCCAGGCAGGGTCAACCGGTCGATGAGAGAGAACCCGTCGATGTAGGACGGATCGCCCGCCAGGCCTGGGAGATGGTCGACACCCGGCAAGCCGACCTCCACGTGAGCGAGGGCACCACTGTCGAGGCTGATCCCGACCGCCTACAGCAGCTGCTAGAGAACCTCGTCCGCAATGCAGTCGAACACGGCGGAGAGGACGTGACAGTCACCGTCGGCCCACTCGAAGCGTCGGACGGGTTCTTCCTCGCCGACGACGGGAGCGGCATTGCACCCGAAGATCACGACGCGATCTTCGAATCGGGCTACACGACCGCCGAGGACGGGACGGGCTTCGGGCTAGCGATCGTCGAGCAGATCGTCGATGCCCACGGCTGGACGGTCGCGCTAGCGGACAGCCAGACGGGAACGCGCTTCGAGATCCAGACCTGA
- a CDS encoding aminopeptidase, giving the protein MDPRIREQAQVICNHSIDLKAGDNVVIDAHPVAEDLVTALHEEIAAVGAHPLVVSERTGSRFRRAFLRNHDGDFETPSHVMALYEEMDAYIAIRASDNVTQESDVDPSVRSEYDKAQRPLLNERLGKRWCLTQYPAPANAQLAEMSTEGYENFVWDAILKDWDDVRDHQSQLTEILDPAEKVRIVSGDRTDLTMSIAGNGTLNDYGEKNLPGGEVFTAPVPDSLDGEVFFDKPLYHQGREVTGVHLVFEGGEVVEHSAEKNEEILTEVLETDDGARRVGELGIGMNRDIDEFSYNMLFDEKMGDTVHLAVGRAYDECVGEGNEHNDSAVHVDMIVDMSEDSFIEVDGEIIQRDGTFRFEDGFEE; this is encoded by the coding sequence ATGGATCCGCGCATCCGCGAACAGGCACAAGTCATCTGTAACCACTCGATCGACCTCAAGGCCGGCGACAACGTGGTCATCGACGCCCACCCGGTCGCCGAGGATCTGGTGACCGCGCTCCACGAGGAAATCGCTGCCGTCGGTGCCCATCCGCTGGTGGTTTCGGAACGAACTGGCTCCCGGTTCCGGCGGGCCTTCCTCCGGAATCACGACGGCGACTTCGAGACGCCAAGTCACGTCATGGCGCTGTACGAGGAGATGGACGCCTACATCGCCATTCGGGCCAGCGACAACGTGACCCAAGAGAGCGACGTCGACCCGTCCGTCCGCAGCGAATACGACAAGGCCCAGCGGCCGCTGCTGAACGAACGCCTCGGCAAGCGCTGGTGTCTCACCCAGTATCCCGCGCCGGCAAACGCCCAACTCGCCGAGATGAGCACCGAAGGCTACGAGAACTTCGTCTGGGACGCCATCCTCAAAGACTGGGACGACGTCCGTGACCACCAGTCCCAGTTGACCGAAATCCTCGATCCCGCCGAAAAAGTCCGGATCGTCTCCGGCGATCGGACCGATCTCACGATGTCCATCGCGGGCAACGGGACGCTCAACGACTACGGCGAGAAGAACCTGCCCGGTGGCGAAGTCTTCACCGCGCCCGTCCCCGATAGCCTCGACGGCGAGGTGTTCTTCGATAAGCCACTCTACCACCAGGGGCGGGAAGTCACGGGCGTCCACCTCGTCTTCGAGGGCGGCGAAGTCGTCGAGCACAGCGCCGAGAAGAACGAAGAGATCCTGACGGAAGTCTTAGAGACCGACGACGGTGCCCGCCGCGTTGGCGAACTCGGCATCGGGATGAACCGCGACATCGACGAGTTCAGCTACAACATGCTGTTCGACGAGAAGATGGGCGATACCGTCCACCTGGCGGTCGGACGAGCCTACGACGAGTGTGTCGGCGAGGGCAACGAACACAACGATTCGGCGGTCCACGTCGACATGATCGTCGACATGAGCGAGGATTCGTTCATCGAGGTCGACGGCGAGATTATCCAGCGAGACGGGACCTTCCGGTTCGAAGACGGGTTCGAAGAATAA
- a CDS encoding DUF373 family protein, with product MLLVLCVDLDDDVGRKTAVETPVVGRDAVEDAAVALATVDPEDSDSNVLFEGVHLYDELTAEGSETVEVAAVTGREGADVEANRAIGAEIDTVLARLTTGEDVRAIVVTDGAQDESVLPAIRSRMDIDGVRRVVVRQAEDLESMYYTIKQVLNDPETRGTILVPLGILLLIYPLAALANTLGMPGDAFGVGSGLLGLYLLSRGLGLGEAIDGAVERARSSLYAGRVTLVTYVVALALLGIGGASGLEMLDSVRQQSTVLGVGETIAAVVAGSIHWLAAAGITSSLGQVTDEYLAGAFRWRYLNAPFYILAIAGIGNAVSFYVLGEVTLSYLAMMLTAGTLLGLFSTLAFAVAESRLGETEGRPSV from the coding sequence ATGCTGCTGGTCCTCTGTGTGGACCTCGACGACGACGTCGGGCGCAAGACGGCCGTCGAAACACCCGTCGTTGGCCGAGACGCCGTCGAGGACGCGGCGGTCGCGTTGGCGACGGTCGACCCCGAGGACAGCGACTCGAACGTCCTCTTCGAGGGCGTCCACCTCTACGACGAACTGACTGCCGAGGGCAGCGAGACAGTCGAGGTCGCTGCGGTGACCGGCCGGGAGGGGGCCGACGTCGAGGCCAATCGGGCGATCGGCGCGGAGATCGATACTGTCCTCGCGCGACTCACCACCGGCGAAGACGTTCGCGCGATCGTCGTCACGGACGGTGCCCAAGACGAGAGTGTTCTGCCCGCGATTCGATCACGGATGGACATCGACGGGGTTCGTCGCGTGGTCGTCCGCCAGGCCGAGGACTTAGAATCGATGTACTACACGATCAAGCAGGTGCTCAACGATCCCGAGACGCGGGGCACGATCCTCGTTCCACTCGGCATCCTCCTGTTGATCTATCCGCTGGCAGCGCTGGCGAATACGCTGGGGATGCCGGGCGACGCCTTCGGCGTCGGCTCCGGCTTGCTCGGCCTGTATCTCCTCTCGCGTGGCTTGGGGTTAGGCGAGGCGATCGACGGTGCCGTCGAGCGCGCTCGATCGAGTCTCTATGCCGGTCGCGTGACACTGGTGACCTACGTTGTCGCACTGGCGCTGTTGGGTATCGGCGGCGCCAGCGGCCTGGAGATGCTGGATTCGGTCCGCCAGCAATCCACCGTGCTCGGCGTCGGCGAGACGATCGCGGCCGTCGTCGCCGGCTCGATCCACTGGCTGGCTGCCGCGGGGATTACCTCCAGTCTCGGCCAGGTTACCGACGAATACCTCGCCGGTGCGTTCCGTTGGCGGTACCTGAACGCCCCCTTCTACATCCTCGCCATCGCCGGGATCGGTAACGCCGTCAGTTTCTACGTCCTCGGCGAGGTGACGCTGTCGTATCTGGCGATGATGCTGACCGCCGGGACGCTGCTGGGACTCTTTAGTACGCTTGCCTTTGCCGTCGCCGAATCTCGTCTCGGCGAGACCGAGGGGCGACCGAGTGTCTGA
- a CDS encoding cation diffusion facilitator family transporter has protein sequence MAGSRSVVIAALIANGAIAILKFGAFLLTGSAAMLSETYHSISDTGNQVFLLIGIRYGAREADRRHPFGYGKAQFFYSFLVSVFLFGIAGWESVKHGYAKLTEGGHAVEAQAPELFGYVIEPVYVNYAVLLGAIAFETYAFVKAYRVMRDQIDEHGWSGFREAFRKTSDVTTLTALTEDTIALSGAGIALLGIFLSRQTGIAAFDAAAALLIGLMLMGFAVALAWENKRLLLGESLPKEDERELREIVADGEGVSEIIDFRTVLFGTDRVLVAADVAFDPAFDTDEMDDRITAIEDALVAADESVKKVYVEPETRSE, from the coding sequence ATGGCTGGTAGTCGCTCGGTCGTCATCGCCGCATTGATCGCAAACGGCGCGATCGCGATCCTGAAGTTCGGAGCGTTTCTGTTGACCGGCAGCGCTGCGATGCTCTCAGAGACGTATCACTCGATCTCAGACACCGGCAACCAGGTCTTCCTGTTGATCGGCATTCGCTATGGTGCTCGCGAGGCCGACCGTCGCCATCCGTTCGGCTACGGGAAGGCCCAGTTCTTCTACTCGTTTCTGGTGTCGGTGTTCCTGTTTGGCATTGCCGGCTGGGAGAGCGTCAAACACGGCTACGCGAAACTAACCGAGGGGGGCCACGCAGTCGAGGCCCAAGCCCCGGAACTGTTCGGCTACGTCATCGAGCCAGTCTACGTCAATTACGCGGTCCTGCTGGGTGCGATCGCTTTCGAGACCTACGCGTTCGTCAAAGCCTACCGGGTCATGCGCGACCAGATCGACGAACACGGCTGGTCGGGCTTTCGTGAGGCCTTCCGGAAGACCAGTGACGTGACGACGCTGACGGCCTTGACCGAGGACACCATCGCCCTGAGTGGGGCCGGGATCGCGCTGCTCGGCATCTTCCTGTCACGACAGACCGGGATCGCGGCCTTCGACGCGGCCGCCGCACTGCTGATCGGCCTCATGCTGATGGGCTTTGCCGTCGCGCTGGCCTGGGAGAACAAACGCCTGTTGCTCGGGGAGAGTCTCCCGAAAGAAGACGAACGCGAGCTTCGCGAGATCGTCGCCGACGGCGAGGGTGTCAGCGAAATCATCGACTTCCGGACGGTGCTGTTCGGGACCGATCGGGTGCTCGTCGCGGCGGACGTGGCGTTCGATCCCGCCTTCGACACCGACGAGATGGACGACCGGATCACCGCCATCGAGGACGCACTTGTCGCCGCCGACGAGTCGGTCAAGAAGGTCTACGTCGAACCCGAGACTCGTTCCGAGTGA